One Lacipirellulaceae bacterium DNA window includes the following coding sequences:
- the lepB gene encoding signal peptidase I: MSSEVTSPRVPWVALALSFLSAGVGHVYCGRIAKGLPLYFAWLLVPLSTTIAALSPPSTASLLLLVILPVVIVTMVYFYAAADAWRLCNHASPNYSLRDYNRVGVYWLLIVVQMIFSIGLVAGARGFVYEAFLVPTNSMSPTILSGDRILARKLLPQDHFPRRGDLIVFRNPTPTGATVFMKRVVAVAGDQIEIEGERILINGNELKRDRLPAASRKRLGQQVEGQVAHEENAGSRYLVSYSDASEDSKEQKVFEATVPENQVFVLGDNRNRSQDSRHFGSIHRGDIIGYVDYIFWPAESWARFGVVN; encoded by the coding sequence ATGTCAAGTGAAGTGACATCACCACGAGTCCCCTGGGTTGCTCTCGCGCTTTCATTCCTCTCAGCCGGCGTAGGGCACGTCTATTGCGGACGGATTGCTAAAGGGCTGCCGCTCTACTTTGCGTGGCTGCTCGTACCGCTCTCGACAACGATCGCGGCGCTGTCACCACCCTCGACGGCAAGCCTGTTGCTCCTGGTGATCTTGCCAGTTGTCATTGTCACAATGGTCTACTTTTACGCAGCCGCGGACGCGTGGCGACTCTGCAATCATGCATCACCGAACTATTCGCTCCGCGATTACAACCGCGTCGGAGTTTATTGGCTGTTGATCGTCGTGCAGATGATTTTCTCGATTGGCCTCGTCGCAGGTGCCCGCGGGTTCGTTTACGAAGCATTCCTGGTTCCCACCAACAGCATGAGTCCGACCATCCTCAGCGGAGATCGGATCTTGGCTAGAAAACTCTTACCACAGGATCACTTTCCCAGGCGGGGAGACTTAATCGTCTTCCGCAATCCAACGCCGACGGGAGCCACCGTCTTCATGAAACGCGTCGTGGCGGTGGCGGGCGATCAGATCGAGATCGAAGGGGAACGCATTCTAATCAACGGCAACGAACTGAAGAGAGATCGTCTTCCCGCCGCGAGCCGAAAACGACTTGGGCAACAAGTGGAAGGACAAGTCGCCCATGAAGAGAACGCCGGCAGCCGTTATCTAGTGAGCTATAGCGACGCTTCCGAGGACAGCAAGGAACAGAAAGTTTTTGAAGCGACGGTCCCCGAAAACCAAGTCTTCGTACTCGGCGACAACCGCAACCGCTCACAAGATAGCCGCCATTTCGGCTCGATCCACCGGGGCGACATCATCGGCTACGTTGACTATATCTTTTGGCCGGCGGAATCGTGGGCACGGTTTGGGGTGGTGAACTGA
- a CDS encoding secondary thiamine-phosphate synthase enzyme YjbQ, translating to MIWHQTMLQLAPRSRGFHLITREVVNALPEMADLRVGVLQLFLQHTSAALSINENADPDVPLDLESSLSAIAPEDFPHRHTCEGPDDMPAHVKSSLLGCSLTLPVTQGSLNLGTWQGIYLCEHRNRAGGRRIVATLWGE from the coding sequence ATGATCTGGCATCAAACCATGTTACAGCTCGCCCCTCGAAGCCGCGGGTTTCATCTCATTACACGCGAGGTCGTCAACGCCCTTCCTGAGATGGCTGATCTGCGAGTTGGCGTCTTGCAGTTGTTTCTGCAGCACACTTCGGCGGCGCTTTCGATCAACGAAAATGCCGACCCGGATGTGCCGCTTGATTTGGAAAGCTCGCTGTCGGCAATCGCCCCCGAAGACTTTCCGCATCGTCACACTTGTGAGGGTCCCGACGACATGCCGGCACACGTCAAGAGTTCGCTGTTAGGTTGCTCGCTAACACTCCCCGTGACACAGGGAAGTTTGAATCTTGGCACCTGGCAGGGGATTTATCTTTGTGAACATCGCAATCGGGCCGGCGGGCGACGGATTGTTGCGACGTTGTGGGGGGAATGA
- a CDS encoding carbon storage regulator, with the protein MLVLSRKESQRIRLGEDIVITVVRLAGDKVRLGIDAPRDMLVLRDELEPLEEAAASPESGSKKTANTSLPQLGNCCSAACGLAVA; encoded by the coding sequence GTGCTAGTATTGTCAAGAAAAGAGTCTCAACGAATCCGACTTGGCGAAGATATTGTCATCACCGTCGTGCGGCTGGCCGGCGACAAAGTCCGACTGGGGATCGACGCCCCTCGGGATATGTTAGTGCTTCGAGACGAACTAGAACCGCTTGAGGAGGCCGCCGCGTCGCCTGAAAGCGGCTCCAAGAAGACAGCAAACACATCGCTCCCCCAATTGGGCAACTGTTGCTCGGCCGCTTGCGGCTTAGCCGTCGCGTAG
- a CDS encoding chitobiase/beta-hexosaminidase C-terminal domain-containing protein, producing the protein MIALIASPPHLARCRESCRLHAYDFSTGAFDTGISQFLADEKANNWFGIRNRVTNDHGFQFFIHDNEHSLGANFSNNIDRTEPFTSSNDRLFSQFNPGFLHQDLLASPEYRLAFADRVRLHMFDGGVMTPAASQALILARAAQVEPGIIAESARWGDSVRNTPRNKTHWQNEINSITGSYFGSRNSLVLGQLQGGLLYPTISAPSYNQYGGTISSGFALQISAAQGAIYYTLDGSDPRAIGGGINLSSAQVYNSPITPGNGQTIQARALFNGQWSALTTATFVQDLPGDFGVNGNVDQADLNLWKGDYGTSSGAVADADQDGDADGLDFLTWQKNSQQAALQFQAATSPPVQQAQVHTTERTRLELIDAAIEHNQIRHELAESETIALIAKPLSEPVVSESHVKSAIVPASATDDTQEVNAVFNQVDVREQVWLTDELLERVFG; encoded by the coding sequence ATGATCGCACTGATAGCTTCGCCTCCCCATCTTGCTCGATGTCGAGAATCTTGCCGACTACATGCTTACGATTTTTCCACGGGTGCGTTCGATACAGGGATTTCGCAGTTTCTAGCAGATGAAAAGGCAAACAACTGGTTCGGCATCCGCAACCGAGTGACCAACGACCACGGATTTCAGTTCTTTATTCACGACAACGAGCACTCGTTAGGCGCAAACTTCAGCAACAATATCGATCGCACAGAGCCTTTCACGAGCAGCAACGATAGACTGTTCTCGCAGTTTAATCCCGGGTTCCTCCACCAAGACTTATTGGCCAGCCCTGAGTATCGACTCGCCTTCGCGGATCGCGTACGGCTACACATGTTCGACGGCGGGGTGATGACTCCTGCGGCGAGTCAGGCTCTTATCTTGGCTCGTGCAGCGCAGGTCGAGCCAGGCATTATCGCCGAATCGGCCCGTTGGGGTGATTCAGTCCGCAATACGCCACGCAACAAGACCCATTGGCAGAACGAGATCAACTCGATTACCGGCAGCTACTTCGGCAGCCGAAATTCGCTTGTACTAGGTCAGCTTCAAGGAGGCTTGCTTTACCCGACCATTTCAGCGCCATCTTACAACCAGTATGGCGGGACGATTTCCTCAGGTTTTGCCTTACAGATTTCGGCAGCGCAGGGGGCAATCTATTACACGCTCGACGGTTCAGATCCGCGTGCGATCGGTGGCGGCATCAACTTGAGCTCAGCGCAGGTTTACAACTCTCCGATTACGCCAGGCAATGGCCAAACGATTCAGGCTCGCGCTCTCTTTAATGGTCAATGGTCGGCGTTAACGACGGCTACATTTGTTCAAGACTTGCCTGGTGATTTCGGCGTCAACGGGAATGTCGATCAAGCCGACCTCAACCTCTGGAAAGGAGACTACGGCACCTCAAGCGGCGCCGTCGCTGATGCTGACCAAGATGGCGACGCTGACGGCCTCGACTTTCTCACTTGGCAAAAGAACTCCCAGCAAGCGGCGCTACAGTTCCAAGCAGCAACAAGTCCGCCTGTGCAGCAGGCTCAAGTCCATACGACAGAGCGAACAAGGCTTGAACTGATTGACGCAGCGATTGAACATAACCAGATTCGACACGAGCTAGCCGAATCAGAAACTATCGCGTTGATTGCGAAACCACTCTCTGAACCAGTTGTAAGCGAAAGCCACGTGAAGTCCGCAATCGTCCCAGCGAGCGCAACTGACGACACGCAAGAAGTAAACGCGGTGTTCAATCAAGTCGACGTACGTGAGCAGGTCTGGCTGACTGACGAGCTACTTGAGCGCGTGTTCGGCTGA